The Brevibacillus brevis genome contains a region encoding:
- a CDS encoding cold-shock protein, which yields MEQGTVKWFNAEKGFGFIEREGKEDVFVHFSAIQGEGFKSLDEGQKVTFDVEQGQRGPQATNVQKV from the coding sequence ATGGAACAAGGTACAGTAAAATGGTTTAACGCAGAAAAAGGTTTTGGTTTTATTGAGCGCGAAGGTAAAGAAGACGTATTTGTTCACTTCTCTGCTATCCAAGGCGAAGGTTTCAAATCCCTTGACGAAGGTCAAAAAGTTACTTTTGACGTAGAACAAGGCCAACGCGGACCACAAGCTACTAACGTTCAAAAAGTTTAA
- a CDS encoding cyclic nucleotide-binding domain-containing protein: MENAPLILDGLVRIFKLSSDGREVTLYRLSAGECCPLIASSILGETVYEASACAE, from the coding sequence TTGGAGAATGCGCCATTGATCTTGGATGGGCTGGTTCGCATTTTCAAACTGAGCAGCGATGGGAGAGAGGTTACATTGTACAGGCTATCGGCTGGCGAGTGCTGCCCACTCATCGCGTCTAGCATTTTGGGAGAAACGGTGTATGAAGCCTCTGCTTGTGCGGAATAA